In Myotis daubentonii chromosome 16, mMyoDau2.1, whole genome shotgun sequence, one DNA window encodes the following:
- the RNF43 gene encoding E3 ubiquitin-protein ligase RNF43 isoform X3: MAGERGASAVLFDITEDRAAAEQLQQPLGLTWPVVLIWGNDAEKLMEFVYKNRKAHVKIELKEPPTWPDYDVWILLTVVGTIFVVILASVLRIRCRPRHSRPDSLQQQTAWAISQLATRRYQASCRRARAEWPDSESSCSSAPVCAICLEEFSEGQELRVITCLHEFHRACVDPWLYQHRTCPLCMFNIVGGDSFSQSLAPSRSYQEPGRRLHLIRQHPGHAHYHLPASYLLGPSRTAVARPARPSPFQPAQEPGVGPRHHRLPRAPHPLAPGEQQHRTVAQHPFAQSWGLSRLQCTAQHTAACPAPPRRARPHDSSGSAESYCTERSGYLADGPASDSSSGPCHGSSSDSMVNCTDISLQGIHGSSSTFRSSLSSDFDPLVYCSPEGEPQGEETQPSVTSRPRSLDSVVPRGEAQVSSHVHYHRHRHHHYKKRFQWHGRKPGAETGVLQSRPAVPRTQPQPEPPSPDQQAARSNAAAPTGQLPQQPGALTEPAPDLNDASSPSPSPSSLFHLQKSGFPVRHPQRKRRGGLSEPTPASRPQDLTAHLTCQISAHYDPSLAYPWSPEAHPLIFGPPGLERRMVPETPGACYPSSQPVWLCLTPRQPLGPHLPGEGPSRWSSGTPEGRPCPYPHCQVLPAQPGSEEELEELCEQAV; the protein is encoded by the exons ATGGCGGGTGAGCGAGGAGCCAGCGCCGTCCTCTTTGACATCACCGAGGACCGAGCTGCTGCGGAGCAG ctgcagcagcctctGGGGCTGACTTGGCCAGTGGTGTTGATCTGGGGTAATGATGCTGAGAAGCTGATGGAGTTTGTGTACAAGAACCGAAAGGCCCATGTGAAGATTGAGCTGAAGGAGCCCCCGACCTGG CCAGATTATGATGTGTGGATCCTCCTGACGGTGGTGGGCACCATCTTTGTGGTCATCCTGGCTTCGGTGCTCCGTATCCGGTGCCGCCCACGCCACAGCAGGCCG GATTCCCTTCAGCAGCAAACAGCCTGGGCCATCAGCCAGCTGGCCACCAGGAGGTACCAGGCCAGCTGTAGGAGGGCCCGGGCTGAGTGGCCAGACTCAGAGAGCAGCTGCAGCTCAGCCCCTGTGTGTGCCATCTGCCTGGAGGAGTTCTCTGAGGGCCAG GAGCTACGAGTCATTACCTGCCTCCACGAATTCCACCGTGCCTGTGTGGACCCCTGGCTCTATCAGCATCGGACTTGTCCCCTCTGCATGTTCAACATCGTAG GGGGAGATTCATTTTCCCAGTCCCTGGCACCCTCTCGGTCTTACCAGGAACCAGGCCGGAGACTCCACCTTATTCGTCAGCATCCTGGTCATGCCCACTACCACCTCCCTGCTTCCTACCTGCTGGGCCCTTCCCGGACGGCCGTGGCTCGGCCTGCACGACCTAGTCCCTTCCAACCTGCCCAGGAGCCAGGCGTGGGCCCCCGGCACCACCGCCTCCCCAGAGCTCCACATCCCCTGGCTCCAGGCGAGCAGCAGCATCGGACAGTGGCCCAGCACCCCTTTGCGCAGAGCTGGGGTCTGAGCCGCCTCCAGTGCACTGCACAGCACACTGCCGCTTGCCCAGCACCCCCACGCCGGGCCAGGCCTCATGACAGCAGTGGGTCCGCAGAAAGCTACTGCACAGAACGCAGCGGCTACCTGGCAGATGGGCCAGCCAGTGACTCCAGTTCGGGGCCCTGTCATGGCTCTTCAAGTGACTCAATGGTCAACTGCACAGACATCAGCCTGCAAGGCATCCATGGCAGCAGTTCTACCTTCCGCAGCTCTCTCAGCAGTGACTTTGACCCCTTGGTCTACTGCAGCCCTGAAGGGGAGCCCCAGGGGGAGGAGACGCAGCCCAGTGTGACCTCGCGACCCCGTTCTTTGGACTCGGTGGTGCCCAGAGGGGAAGCCCAGGTTTCCAGCCACGTCCACTATCATCGCCATCGGCACCACCACTACAAAAAGCGCTTCCAGTGGCACGGCAGGAAGCCTGGTGCTGAAACTGGGGTCCTCCAGTCCCGGCCTGCTGTTCCTCGGACACAGCCCCAGCCAGAGCCGCCCTCTCCTGATCAGCAAGCTGCCAGATCCAACGCAGCAGCCCCTACCGGGCAGCTCCCACAACAGCCCGGGGCCCTCACAGAGCCAGCCCCAGACCTAAATGATGCTTCcagccccagtcccagtcccagcaGTCTCTTCCACTTGCAGAAATCTGGCTTCCCTGTCCGACACCCACAGAGGAAACGGCGGGGGGGTCTCTCAGAACCTACCCCAGCCTCTCGGCCCCAGGACTTGACTGCACACCTAACTTGCCAGATTTCCGCCCATTATGACCCCAGCCTGGCATACCCTTGGTCCCCAGAGGCCCACCCGTTGATCTTCGGACCTCCGGGCCTAGAAAGGAGGATGGTACCAGAAACCCCAGGTGCCTGTTACCCAAGTTCACAGCCAGTGTGGTTGTGTCTGACTCCACGCCAGCCCCTGGGACCACACCTACCTGGGGAAGGGCCTTCCAGATGGAGTTCTGGCACCCCAGAGGGCAGGCCGTGCCCTTACCCACACTGCCAGGTGCTGCCAGCCCAGCCTG